One part of the Acetoanaerobium sticklandii genome encodes these proteins:
- a CDS encoding DUF262 domain-containing protein, with translation MENGQKTLNDLFDGKKIFKIPEYQRAYAWGEKQLFDFMDDFRNQKLGKDYFFGTILFQENGKQGPYEIIEVVDGQQRITTLVIFLNTLFDLYTDVDDETKEMYYETFIKYKSEYKLKVLQDDNDFFETYVLGDHEVHTGLITTPSQKKLLYSKEFFYEELSKYSQEELKEILSKVESTKILTYSVMDKAEATLIFETTNDRGKQLTNLEKTKSFMMYKTYIAADDPEFMLSKIQSRFSEIYKSYTVIEDMIDENSILQYNFIAFEDWKVTQKVKGYQRYMEQMKENVNELIIESHHDAFDYIDKYTMNLRESYAIMKALLTSDIPEFHDLLILGNMANFYPLLIKTYKFDRSPDLSKFREVCELLEKYSFRVYSILNSRSNAGQSKLYGLAKDFNGDYSLLKDELKSAIYTYSSNADFISYLTWGDFFDYSSNIKNYFYWKYENHLRDVEQPVASPIPASVFRSKDRRKKFSIEHIMPQNPKASSKIATGDLSFGIMDDEFEEKYLHSIGNLTIDPMSANASKGNADIETKNNLYFKRSPFKTQNELDNFIVNDQWGKEAIIKRQEKLVEFAKIRWCSFDAI, from the coding sequence ATGGAAAATGGGCAAAAGACTTTAAATGATCTATTTGATGGAAAGAAAATATTCAAGATACCAGAGTACCAACGTGCATATGCTTGGGGTGAAAAACAACTATTTGATTTCATGGATGACTTTAGAAATCAGAAGCTGGGAAAAGACTACTTCTTTGGCACAATATTATTTCAAGAGAATGGAAAACAGGGTCCATATGAGATAATTGAAGTAGTGGATGGGCAGCAACGGATTACTACATTAGTCATTTTTCTAAACACACTCTTTGACTTATATACTGATGTTGATGATGAAACCAAAGAAATGTACTATGAAACATTTATAAAATATAAGTCAGAGTACAAGTTGAAGGTGTTGCAAGATGATAATGATTTCTTTGAAACTTATGTTTTAGGTGACCACGAAGTGCATACTGGATTGATAACAACACCTTCTCAGAAGAAATTGTTGTATTCGAAGGAATTCTTCTATGAAGAGCTGTCAAAGTATTCTCAAGAAGAGCTCAAAGAAATACTCTCCAAAGTGGAGTCTACCAAAATTCTTACATATTCTGTAATGGACAAGGCAGAAGCAACGCTAATTTTTGAGACAACAAATGATCGTGGTAAGCAACTTACGAACTTAGAAAAGACAAAAAGCTTCATGATGTATAAGACATATATTGCCGCAGATGATCCTGAGTTCATGTTGTCGAAGATTCAGTCAAGATTCAGTGAGATATACAAATCCTATACAGTAATTGAAGATATGATAGATGAGAATTCCATTCTGCAATACAATTTCATTGCTTTTGAAGATTGGAAAGTAACTCAAAAGGTAAAAGGTTATCAACGTTATATGGAGCAAATGAAAGAGAATGTTAACGAACTGATCATTGAAAGTCATCATGACGCATTCGATTATATTGATAAATACACGATGAATCTGAGAGAATCTTATGCTATTATGAAAGCTCTTTTGACATCAGACATTCCTGAGTTTCATGATCTCTTAATACTTGGAAATATGGCAAACTTCTACCCACTATTGATCAAAACATATAAGTTCGATAGATCACCTGATTTATCAAAGTTTAGAGAGGTATGTGAGCTATTAGAGAAGTATAGTTTTAGGGTATATAGCATCTTAAACAGTCGATCAAATGCTGGTCAATCGAAGTTATATGGATTGGCAAAAGATTTCAATGGAGATTACTCATTGTTAAAGGATGAGCTCAAATCTGCAATATACACTTATAGTTCTAACGCTGATTTCATATCATATTTGACTTGGGGTGACTTTTTCGACTATAGCTCCAATATTAAGAATTACTTCTACTGGAAGTACGAAAACCATCTTAGAGATGTTGAACAGCCTGTAGCATCTCCAATACCAGCAAGTGTATTCAGATCAAAAGATAGAAGAAAGAAGTTCTCCATTGAGCATATTATGCCTCAGAATCCTAAAGCGAGTTCAAAAATTGCCACTGGTGATTTGAGTTTTGGAATAATGGATGATGAGTTTGAAGAAAAGTACTTGCATTCGATTGGTAATTTGACTATTGATCCAATGTCTGCAAATGCAAGTAAGGGAAATGCGGATATTGAAACAAAGAATAATTTGTATTTCAAAAGATCCCCATTCAAAACGCAAAATGAGTTAGATAATTTTATTGTAAATGATCAATGGGGCAAAGAAGCAATAATCAAGAGGCAAGAAAAGCTAGTCGAGTTTGCTAAAATTAGATGGTGTAGCTTTGATGCAATATAA
- a CDS encoding BsuBI/PstI family type II restriction endonuclease, translating to MNLFKGKEKVDDYFVRLRVDGYQLKNNYHGITLDMVTRVLTSINRYTADIRDVVWCLLNDEIPSLYANANGFRICDGASVAHIGGFVGILLRGGNRLDREGRDYWIKPLVDIGAVNLLTLKNGQFLSGHLVAKSPNSCYRLTDSFISLLKSANSPQFDNILNQWISIESTNKRLEIQAHAVRLAAQNSTDNAHKKLIQQSITIYANHFLPDYIPVYVDDSDGDRITVTEREKLNFYGISFGHLDDVWPDAILVNPNEKKLWFIEAVTSDGEVDEHKMRGLKAICYRSNLQFGGATTTYPTWKKMYSRQKSEDNLAVGSYVWIKESPERHMYIE from the coding sequence ATGAACTTATTTAAAGGAAAAGAAAAGGTTGACGATTATTTTGTTAGATTACGAGTTGATGGATACCAACTAAAGAATAATTATCATGGAATTACGCTTGATATGGTCACACGAGTTCTAACTAGTATAAATAGGTATACAGCTGATATCAGAGATGTAGTTTGGTGTTTATTGAATGATGAAATTCCATCTTTGTATGCCAATGCTAATGGCTTTAGAATATGTGATGGTGCATCTGTTGCACATATTGGAGGTTTTGTTGGGATATTACTAAGAGGTGGAAATAGACTGGATCGTGAAGGCAGAGACTATTGGATAAAACCACTAGTAGACATTGGTGCAGTCAATCTTCTCACTCTAAAAAATGGTCAATTTTTATCAGGTCATCTTGTGGCAAAATCACCTAATTCGTGTTACAGGCTTACTGATAGCTTTATATCATTGCTAAAATCAGCAAATTCCCCACAATTTGACAATATACTTAACCAATGGATTTCAATTGAATCAACAAATAAAAGGTTGGAGATTCAAGCACATGCTGTTCGGTTGGCAGCACAAAACTCAACAGATAATGCACACAAAAAATTAATTCAACAATCAATTACAATCTATGCAAATCATTTTTTACCAGATTACATTCCAGTCTATGTTGATGACTCAGATGGTGATCGTATTACAGTCACAGAAAGGGAAAAACTTAATTTTTACGGAATCTCATTTGGACATTTAGATGATGTTTGGCCCGATGCTATTCTAGTAAATCCGAATGAAAAAAAACTATGGTTTATAGAAGCTGTTACATCAGATGGTGAAGTTGACGAACATAAAATGAGAGGTCTAAAAGCAATCTGTTACAGATCTAACCTTCAATTTGGAGGAGCAACTACAACATATCCAACATGGAAGAAAATGTACTCACGTCAAAAATCTGAAGATAATTTGGCTGTCGGCTCATATGTTTGGATCAAGGAAAGTCCAGAACGACACATGTATATCGAATAA
- a CDS encoding DUF960 family protein — MEENRFTGHRYITRGFDSRVSIEIQTKLWSMIEELMKKDIGSDCTL, encoded by the coding sequence GTGGAAGAAAATCGCTTTACAGGTCATCGTTATATTACTAGAGGTTTTGATAGCCGTGTGTCAATTGAAATCCAAACCAAGCTATGGTCAATGATAGAAGAATTGATGAAAAAAGATATTGGAAGCGACTGCACGTTATAA
- a CDS encoding helix-turn-helix domain-containing protein: MQEVTIKLTIGERIRQLRRIKDVTQRELAESVNFSHSYIGDLERNRTNPSIKALEIIAEYFNVDTSYLIGSECCYIRLQRCKTTIYGIEVDACTDCPLYKSILERRDSK, encoded by the coding sequence ATGCAGGAGGTGACAATAAAGTTGACTATAGGAGAGCGAATCAGGCAATTAAGAAGGATTAAAGATGTCACGCAAAGAGAACTCGCTGAAAGTGTGAACTTTTCTCATTCATATATTGGAGACCTTGAAAGGAATAGAACAAATCCGTCTATAAAGGCGTTGGAGATAATAGCTGAATATTTCAATGTTGACACATCCTATCTGATAGGTTCTGAGTGTTGTTATATAAGATTACAACGATGTAAAACCACGATATATGGTATTGAAGTGGACGCATGTACAGATTGTCCGCTGTATAAGTCGATATTAGAGAGAAGGGATAGCAAATAG
- a CDS encoding DUF1643 domain-containing protein: MKLEKATIKTEACFSDNKQHRFYMKKVWDSKKSSALVLMLSAGSCNGLTMDYSSLFTVNNLVRLDYGSVEIMNLFTEINTPVKSAALKDTKMINSNNNMILEKAKSVDTIVFAWGRAGNTSKIVQERINQVVELLSEYKQKTCILCDEDSRKYFHPLAPKVRSIWNLQPIE; this comes from the coding sequence ATGAAACTAGAAAAAGCTACAATAAAAACAGAAGCATGTTTCTCGGATAATAAACAGCACAGATTCTACATGAAGAAAGTCTGGGATTCAAAGAAATCATCGGCACTTGTATTGATGTTGTCGGCAGGATCGTGCAATGGGCTTACGATGGACTATTCCAGTTTGTTCACTGTAAATAATCTTGTGAGACTTGATTACGGTTCAGTAGAGATTATGAATCTGTTTACTGAGATTAATACACCTGTAAAATCGGCAGCATTAAAGGACACCAAGATGATCAATTCAAATAATAATATGATTCTTGAGAAAGCCAAGTCGGTTGATACGATCGTATTTGCTTGGGGAAGGGCAGGGAATACATCTAAGATAGTGCAAGAACGAATCAATCAGGTTGTTGAGCTTCTATCTGAATATAAGCAGAAAACTTGCATTTTGTGTGATGAAGATTCACGGAAATATTTCCATCCACTTGCCCCTAAAGTGCGTAGCATCTGGAATTTACAACCAATAGAGTAG
- a CDS encoding JAB domain-containing protein, with translation MEEKHRNREKQRCARKRVEIVSLKMVRESTFLYDPRRISCPADGLMMAKMFLEDKDREEFIVITLDTKNQPTSVNVCSKGSLNASLVHPREVFKTAVISNAATVLLAHNHPSGNPEPSKEDIKITKRLNEAGKILGIKVLDHLIIGSDSYYSFKEQEKI, from the coding sequence TTGGAAGAGAAACATAGGAACAGAGAAAAACAACGATGTGCAAGAAAACGTGTTGAAATAGTCAGTCTCAAGATGGTCAGGGAATCGACATTTTTGTATGATCCCAGACGCATTTCTTGTCCTGCTGATGGTCTTATGATGGCAAAAATGTTTCTTGAGGATAAAGATCGGGAAGAATTTATTGTCATTACACTGGATACAAAGAATCAACCGACATCTGTAAATGTATGCAGTAAAGGAAGCCTTAACGCAAGTTTGGTGCATCCTAGGGAAGTGTTTAAAACCGCAGTCATATCAAATGCGGCTACTGTACTACTGGCTCATAATCATCCTTCGGGAAACCCAGAGCCGTCAAAAGAAGATATTAAAATTACAAAGAGGCTAAACGAAGCAGGAAAGATACTTGGCATAAAGGTTTTGGATCATTTGATAATCGGTAGTGACAGCTATTACAGTTTCAAAGAACAGGAAAAAATATAA